The following nucleotide sequence is from Synechococcus sp. CBW1004.
GCCGCCGAGCAGCTGCCCTGGGATTTCTGGACGATCGACCTGCGTGAGGCGGTGCGGCGCCTCGGCGAGATCACCGGCGAGGAGGTGAGCGAGGCGGTGCTGGATCGCGTGTTCTCGCGCTTCTGCATCGGCAAGTGAGCCGGGCCGACCACCGCTGGTCGGCACCGGAACCAGGTCCCTCGCACGACGCGTTGGATGACCGTTGACCGCGTTCTGCGCGATGGCCCTGCCTTGGCGGAACAGCCCCGGGCACGTGATTGCAGGCGACTGGGCGACGCACCATTGACCGTTCTGCCAGCTGCCGGGAGGCCGCTCTGACCATCGCCCTGCGTGGTGTCCTGGGCCTGGCGTGAGCGGCAGCGTCATCCCCGCCTCCTGGCCAGGCCACCCCGTCGCTCCAGCAGGCCACTGACCAGGAGGATCAGGGCCATCACCCCGTAGCCCTGAGCCCAGGGGCGCCCCGCCCCCCAGCCCAGCTGCAGCACCGTGTCGGCCGGGCTGAACTGCCAGCCGTGGATCACCCCGAACCAGGCCAGCACCGCCGCCGTGGCCGCGATCGCCGCCGCTGCCATCAGCCGGAACTCGATCACGTAGACGAGCATCGCCGCCAGCAGCATCGCGGTGATGATCACCCCCTGTTCGAGGGCGAAGGCCCCGGCGGCCCACACGTCCGCCTGCTGCAGGGGCGCCAGCATCCACGGCCCGAAGGGCTGGGCGGCGCTGCCGGCACCCGCCGCCCGCAGGCCCGCCTTGAGCATCCCCGCCCCCCAGGCCGCCAGACCGGGCAGCAGCCCCAGCACCACCGCCGGTGCCTGCCGCATCGGCGTGGCCTGGAACGCCTGGGCGGCGATCACCAGACCGATGTACAGCACGATCGCCATGCCCGCCTCGATCGGCACCAGCTGGGCGATCACGCCGAACAGCCCCAGCAGACAGGCGAGCCCCATCACCAGACCGTCGAGCCAGGAGTAGCCGATGCGGGCGCCCATCCCCTTCCAGCCCGGATGGCCGATGTAGATGGTGGTCGGGAAGCAGGAACCCAGGGCGGCCGCGGCCACGGTGCCCAGGCCGTTGATGAGCATCGAACCGCGCACCGGATACGGATCGCCGGCGGCCTCAGCACTCTCAAGGTTCTGCAGCGTGCCCACCACGTTGAACAGCCCCATCGGCACCGTCACCCCCAGCCAGGGCAGCAGCTGATCGCGCCCCTGCCAGAGCGCCTCGAGCTGGAGCCGGGGAACATGCAGGCCGATCTGAGCCACACCGGCCTGCCAGCGGACCGGATCGATCGTCATCTGGCCCGTACCCCAGGCCAGGGCCACCCCCAGCAGCACCGCCAGCAGACCGGCCGGCAATGGCCAGCGCACCGGGCTGAAGTAGCCGACCAGGATCACGGTGAGCACCGCCAGGCCCACCAGCGGCCGGGCATAGGTGCGCAGCAGGAAGCCGAGGGCGATGTAACCGAGAGCGATGCCGGCCAGCGTTGAGAGCAGGGCGGCCCGCGGCAGCCAGCGGCGGATCCGATCGGCCACGAACCCACCGACCGCCTCGATCAGTCCGGAGCCCAGACAGGCCAGCAGCCCGGCCTGCCAGGACAGCTGCACCGCCTGCTCCAGAGACAGCCCCCGACTCAGCGCCACCTGCTTCACCGGCAGCATCACCAGGAAGACGTAGGCGAACAGGCTGACGGTGTTGATGCCATAAGGAAGGGCCGTGCGGTCGTCGCGGCCCTCGCGCTGCGCCAGCCGGTACGCCTGATGGGCATAGGCCAGATTCCCCACCACCAGGCTGATGCCGACGCCCGGCAGGATCGTGCCGAACACCAGCGCGTCCGGGTAGCCGAGCACCCCCTGGCAGAGCG
It contains:
- a CDS encoding NCS2 family permease produces the protein MASSVSMPRWWVPGDLDGFLGLALDNLIQILLIVALCQGVLGYPDALVFGTILPGVGISLVVGNLAYAHQAYRLAQREGRDDRTALPYGINTVSLFAYVFLVMLPVKQVALSRGLSLEQAVQLSWQAGLLACLGSGLIEAVGGFVADRIRRWLPRAALLSTLAGIALGYIALGFLLRTYARPLVGLAVLTVILVGYFSPVRWPLPAGLLAVLLGVALAWGTGQMTIDPVRWQAGVAQIGLHVPRLQLEALWQGRDQLLPWLGVTVPMGLFNVVGTLQNLESAEAAGDPYPVRGSMLINGLGTVAAAALGSCFPTTIYIGHPGWKGMGARIGYSWLDGLVMGLACLLGLFGVIAQLVPIEAGMAIVLYIGLVIAAQAFQATPMRQAPAVVLGLLPGLAAWGAGMLKAGLRAAGAGSAAQPFGPWMLAPLQQADVWAAGAFALEQGVIITAMLLAAMLVYVIEFRLMAAAAIAATAAVLAWFGVIHGWQFSPADTVLQLGWGAGRPWAQGYGVMALILLVSGLLERRGGLARRRG